Proteins from a genomic interval of Maylandia zebra isolate NMK-2024a linkage group LG15, Mzebra_GT3a, whole genome shotgun sequence:
- the cebpz gene encoding CCAAT/enhancer-binding protein zeta isoform X2 → MAAKNKQRKKSKKVTFEAEENEPEAKNSGGEEDEGEEKNTKEEEREEEELSLEEVLRLGGTKADYILLAGLEDSNELVDGGMKGAIDDLEEGELESFITKLGIRAYATQQTIPDKPEGEAATAATAAGEKKAKKVKVEKAEETAPDTQPNVVDQKQKKTKEARVSAAKKAKQSQTVFEFQPRQVLLIKPGGKWFELDYTEEGSSAPQDAALVSQYKTLAQQLFEAEVTLYKTKKSLQKGANSAWMKTVVSSGVLADRMAAMTVLIQDAPVHMLEHVENLVTMVKKKGSRRMGLMAMDTLRELLLSNLLPGDRKLRTFAQHPFDQLEEKASGNRDARDRRLILWYFEHQLKHHVAEFVVALDSVAHDTVPATKAKALATAHELLCSRPEQEKALLTQVVNKLGDPEYKTAAKASYLLETLLHKHPNMKGVVCCEVERLLFRPNISPKAQYYAVCFLSQVILSHDEDGLAAKLITIYFSFFRACVKKKDIESKMLSALLAGVNRAYPYTSTGDDKVREQMDTLFKVVHLVKFNTAVQALMLLFQVMDSQQSISDRYYVALYRKLLDPGLSSSSRPNMFLNLLYKSMKADVALRRVKAFVKRLLQISAEQSASFACGALFLVSEVMRAKPGLKILLQEAEGNEEEEAFKDLAADDDDEEERFVDADKLEEQTNTEAEEVKPAASWVHHQNLEGMKSVQSYDPLHRNPLFCGADRSTLWELQKLALHFHPSVSLFAKTILQGDFIQYSGDPLQDFTLIRFLDRFVFRNPKQLKAEQNTDAAVMKPKHRLPVSLLPVNSAEFLSKEESQVPVDEIFFHRFFKKRQQEKQQRRPRGDDDDESLEDVDDDEFEKLLDTFEGDSYFTDLGSDNLDFAGNVKSKKDKKSGDDSESDVDNSDMDDLDDEEVSLGSMDEEDFGDELEEEGGMFMDPDGDEEGDDDDEVPELEDEDAAFGDSEDDEMEAPDITPQTKKGKRKSSEELDFSGSLGSKQKKKKEKKDAAMFASAEEFGCLLDENAGSKFDNIGLNAMANRDKAGLKQLKWEAQRDDWIHGRDAKTLRKKKTTFNKKKMGFGQARTGSGTFGSKKKRK, encoded by the exons ATGGCAGCGAAAAACAAGCAACGTAAAAAGTCCAAAAAAGTGACATTTGAGGCCGAAGAAAACGAGCCGGAGGCGAAAAACAGCGGCGGAGAGGAGGATGAAGGTGAAGAGAAGAATAcgaaagaggaggagagagaggaagaggagctcAGTCTGGAGGAGGTTTTACGGCTCGGAGGAACTAAG GCCGACTATATCCTCCTCGCCGGCCTCGAAGACTCCAACGAGCTCGTTGATGGCGGCATGAAAGGAGCGATAGATGACCTGGAGGAGGGCGAGCTGGAGTCATTCATCACCAAGCTGGGCATCCGGGCATACGCGACGCAGCAAACCATTCCGGACAAGCCTGAGGGTGAAGCCGCCACGGCTGCCACAGCTGCTGGCGAGAAGAAAgctaaaaaggtcaaagtggagAAAGCAGAGGAGACGGCACCTGACACTCAGCCCAACGTCGTCGAtcagaagcagaagaagacaaAAGAGGCGCGGGTATCGGCGGCAAAAAAGGCGAAGCAGAGCCAGACCGTGTTTGAGTTCCAGCCACGGCAGGTGCTGCTGATCAAACCTGGTGGTAAGTGGTTCGAGCTGGATTACACAGAAGAGGGCTCGTCGGCGCCACAGGATGCTGCCCTGGTCTCGCAGTACAAGACGCTCGCTCAGCAGCTGTTCGAGGCTGAGGTGACCCTCTACAAGACCAAGAAGAGCTTGCAGAAAGGCGCCAACTCGGCCTGGATGAAGACAGTTGTCTCCTCTGGCGTGCTGGCGGACAGAATGGCAGCCATGACGGTTCTGATTCAGGACGCTCCGGTGCACATGCTGGAGCACGTGGAGAACCTAGTCACCATGGTGAAGAAGAAGGGCAGTCGGCGGATGGGTCTGATGGCAATGGACACGCTGCGAGAGCTGCTGCTGTCCAACCTGCTGCCCGGGGACAGGAAGCTCCGCACCTTTGCCCAGCACCCGTTCGACCAGCTTGAGGAGAAGGCCAGCGGCAACCGCGACGCCCGCGACCGCCGCCTCATCCTCTGGTACTTTGAGCACCAGCTGAAGCACCACGTGGCTGAGTTTGTGGTGGCGCTGGACTCGGTGGCTCACGACACAGTGCCTGCCACCAAGGCAAAGGCGTTAGCCACTGCCCATGAGCTGCTGTGCAGCCGTCCAGAACAAGAGAAGGCGCTGCTCACCCAAGTGGTAAACAAGCTTGGAGACCCCGAGTACAAGACGGCGGCAAAGGCATCGTACCTGCTGGAGACACTGCTGCACAAACACCCCAACATGAAAGGGGTGGTGTGCTGCGAGGTGGAGCGGCTCCTGTTCCGACCCAACATCAGCCCGAAGGCGCAGTACTACGCCGTGTGCTTCCTCAGCCAGGTGATCCTGAGCCACGACGAGGACGGGCTCGCCGCCAAGCTCATCACCATCTACTTCTCCTTCTTCCGTGCCTGCGTCAAAAAGAAGGACATTGAGTCGAAGATGCTGAGTGCGCTGTTGGCGGGCGTGAACAGGGCGTATCCCTACACCAGCACCGGGGACGACAAAGTGAGAGAGCAGATGGACACACTCTTCAAAGTGGTTCATCTGGTGAAGTTCAACACAGCCGTGCAGGCGCTCATGCTGCTGTTCCAGGTGATGGACTCCCAGCAGAGCATCTCGGACCGGTACTATGTGGCTCTGTACAG GAAGCTGCTGGACCCCGGGCTGTCGTCGTCCTCCCGCCCGAACATGTTCCTGAACCTGCTGTACAAATCCATGAAGGCTGACGTGGCGCTGAGGCGGGTCAAAGCCTTTGTCAAACGGCTGCTGCAGATCAGCGCCGAGCAGAGCGCCAGCTTCGCCTGTGGGGCGCTCTTCTTGGTGTCGGAGGTCATGAGGGCCAAACCGGGCCTGAAGATACTGCTGCAGGAGGCGGAGGGG aatgaggaagaggaggcgtTCAAAGACCTCgctgcagatgatgatgatgaagaggagcgATTTGTGGATGCTGACAAACTAGaggaacaaacaaacacagaggcaGAGGAGGTCAAACCTGCAGCATCATGGGTACATCACCAGAACCTGGAAG GAATGAAGAGTGTTCAGAGCTACGACCCGCTGCACAGAAACCCGTTATTCTGCGGTGCAGATCGCTCGACTTTATGGGAGCTGCAGAAG CTCGCTCTGCACTTCCATCCGTCAGTGTCGCTGTTTGCAAAAACCATTCTGCAG GGAGACTTCATCCAGTACTCTGGGGACCCTCTGCAGGACTTCACCCTCATCCGCTTCCTCGATCGATTTGTCTTCAGAAACCCCAAACAGCTCAAAGCAGAAC aaAACACCGACGCCGCTGTGATGAAGCCCAAACACAGATTACCTGTCAGCTTGCTACCAG tgaacaGCGCAGAGTTTCTGTCCAAAGAAGAAAGTCAGGTTCCTGTTGATGAGATCTTCTTCCATCG CTTCTTCAAGAAACGACAGCAGGAGAAGCAGCAACGCCGGCCACGAGGTGACGATGACGACGAGAGCCTGGAGGATGTGGACGATGATGAGTTTGAGAAACTTCTTG aCACCTTTGAAGGTGATTCGTACTTTACCGACCTCGGCAGTGATAATCTGGACTTTGCAGG taATGTAAAGAGTAAAAAAGATAAGAAATCAGGAGACGACTCTGAGTCGGACGTGGACAACTCGGACATGGACGACCTGGACGATGAGGAGGTGTCTCTGGGCAGCATGGACGAGGAAGACTTCGGAGACGAACTGGAGGAAGAAGGAGGGATGTTCATGGACCCTGATGGAGACGAAgagggtgatgatgatgatga AGTTCCTGAGCTGGAGGATGAAGATGCTGCATTTGGAG ATTCAGAAGACGATGAGATGGAAGCTCCAGACATCACCCCACAGACCAAGAAGGGAAAGAGAAAATCCTCCGAGGAACTCGACTTCTCCGGATCTTTAG GTtccaaacagaagaagaagaaggaaaagaaagatgCAGCCATGTTTGCTTCTGCTGAAGAG tttggCTGCCTGCTGGACGAGAATGCCGGCTCCAAGTTTGACAACATCGGGCTGAACGCCATGGCCAATAGAGACAAAGCAG GTCTGAAGCAGCTGAAGTGGGAAGCTCAGCGCGACGACTGGATCCACGGCCGTGACGCCAAGACGCTGCGCAAGAAGAAGACCACGTTCAACAAGAAGAAGATGGGGTTCGGCCAAGCCAGGACGGGAAGCGGGACGTTTGGGagcaagaagaagaggaagtag
- the LOC105941312 gene encoding protein CEBPZOS, translated as MSPKPLEPLAKKLMKGVIALELLGVLGAYGLFHTMDTSRDFRNTMNRRFPSILEVYYKSNEWAGIYGIRERDQEAWSAKQD; from the exons ATGTCTCCGAAACCTCTGGAGCCGCTGGCTAAGAAGCTCATGAAGGGCGTGATTGCTCTGGAGCTGCTGGGCGTCCTCGGGGCTTACGGTCTGTTTCACACAATGGACACCAGTCGAG ATTTCAGGAACACTATGAACAGGAGGTTCCCATCCATCCTAGAAG TTTACTACAAGTCCAACGAGTGGGCGGGGATCTACGGCATCCGAGAGAGAGACCAGGAGGCCTGGTCAGCCAAACAGGATTGA
- the cebpz gene encoding CCAAT/enhancer-binding protein zeta isoform X1 translates to MAAKNKQRKKSKKVTFEAEENEPEAKNSGGEEDEGEEKNTKEEEREEEELSLEEVLRLGGTKADYILLAGLEDSNELVDGGMKGAIDDLEEGELESFITKLGIRAYATQQTIPDKPEGEAATAATAAGEKKAKKVKVEKAEETAPDTQPNVVDQKQKKTKEARVSAAKKAKQSQTVFEFQPRQVLLIKPGGKWFELDYTEEGSSAPQDAALVSQYKTLAQQLFEAEVTLYKTKKSLQKGANSAWMKTVVSSGVLADRMAAMTVLIQDAPVHMLEHVENLVTMVKKKGSRRMGLMAMDTLRELLLSNLLPGDRKLRTFAQHPFDQLEEKASGNRDARDRRLILWYFEHQLKHHVAEFVVALDSVAHDTVPATKAKALATAHELLCSRPEQEKALLTQVVNKLGDPEYKTAAKASYLLETLLHKHPNMKGVVCCEVERLLFRPNISPKAQYYAVCFLSQVILSHDEDGLAAKLITIYFSFFRACVKKKDIESKMLSALLAGVNRAYPYTSTGDDKVREQMDTLFKVVHLVKFNTAVQALMLLFQVMDSQQSISDRYYVALYRKLLDPGLSSSSRPNMFLNLLYKSMKADVALRRVKAFVKRLLQISAEQSASFACGALFLVSEVMRAKPGLKILLQEAEGNEEEEAFKDLAADDDDEEERFVDADKLEEQTNTEAEEVKPAASWVHHQNLEGMKSVQSYDPLHRNPLFCGADRSTLWELQKLALHFHPSVSLFAKTILQGDFIQYSGDPLQDFTLIRFLDRFVFRNPKQLKAEQNTDAAVMKPKHRLPVSLLPVNSAEFLSKEESQVPVDEIFFHRFFKKRQQEKQQRRPRGDDDDESLEDVDDDEFEKLLDTFEGDSYFTDLGSDNLDFAGNVKSKKDKKSGDDSESDVDNSDMDDLDDEEVSLGSMDEEDFGDELEEEGGMFMDPDGDEEGDDDDDDEVPELEDEDAAFGDSEDDEMEAPDITPQTKKGKRKSSEELDFSGSLGSKQKKKKEKKDAAMFASAEEFGCLLDENAGSKFDNIGLNAMANRDKAGLKQLKWEAQRDDWIHGRDAKTLRKKKTTFNKKKMGFGQARTGSGTFGSKKKRK, encoded by the exons ATGGCAGCGAAAAACAAGCAACGTAAAAAGTCCAAAAAAGTGACATTTGAGGCCGAAGAAAACGAGCCGGAGGCGAAAAACAGCGGCGGAGAGGAGGATGAAGGTGAAGAGAAGAATAcgaaagaggaggagagagaggaagaggagctcAGTCTGGAGGAGGTTTTACGGCTCGGAGGAACTAAG GCCGACTATATCCTCCTCGCCGGCCTCGAAGACTCCAACGAGCTCGTTGATGGCGGCATGAAAGGAGCGATAGATGACCTGGAGGAGGGCGAGCTGGAGTCATTCATCACCAAGCTGGGCATCCGGGCATACGCGACGCAGCAAACCATTCCGGACAAGCCTGAGGGTGAAGCCGCCACGGCTGCCACAGCTGCTGGCGAGAAGAAAgctaaaaaggtcaaagtggagAAAGCAGAGGAGACGGCACCTGACACTCAGCCCAACGTCGTCGAtcagaagcagaagaagacaaAAGAGGCGCGGGTATCGGCGGCAAAAAAGGCGAAGCAGAGCCAGACCGTGTTTGAGTTCCAGCCACGGCAGGTGCTGCTGATCAAACCTGGTGGTAAGTGGTTCGAGCTGGATTACACAGAAGAGGGCTCGTCGGCGCCACAGGATGCTGCCCTGGTCTCGCAGTACAAGACGCTCGCTCAGCAGCTGTTCGAGGCTGAGGTGACCCTCTACAAGACCAAGAAGAGCTTGCAGAAAGGCGCCAACTCGGCCTGGATGAAGACAGTTGTCTCCTCTGGCGTGCTGGCGGACAGAATGGCAGCCATGACGGTTCTGATTCAGGACGCTCCGGTGCACATGCTGGAGCACGTGGAGAACCTAGTCACCATGGTGAAGAAGAAGGGCAGTCGGCGGATGGGTCTGATGGCAATGGACACGCTGCGAGAGCTGCTGCTGTCCAACCTGCTGCCCGGGGACAGGAAGCTCCGCACCTTTGCCCAGCACCCGTTCGACCAGCTTGAGGAGAAGGCCAGCGGCAACCGCGACGCCCGCGACCGCCGCCTCATCCTCTGGTACTTTGAGCACCAGCTGAAGCACCACGTGGCTGAGTTTGTGGTGGCGCTGGACTCGGTGGCTCACGACACAGTGCCTGCCACCAAGGCAAAGGCGTTAGCCACTGCCCATGAGCTGCTGTGCAGCCGTCCAGAACAAGAGAAGGCGCTGCTCACCCAAGTGGTAAACAAGCTTGGAGACCCCGAGTACAAGACGGCGGCAAAGGCATCGTACCTGCTGGAGACACTGCTGCACAAACACCCCAACATGAAAGGGGTGGTGTGCTGCGAGGTGGAGCGGCTCCTGTTCCGACCCAACATCAGCCCGAAGGCGCAGTACTACGCCGTGTGCTTCCTCAGCCAGGTGATCCTGAGCCACGACGAGGACGGGCTCGCCGCCAAGCTCATCACCATCTACTTCTCCTTCTTCCGTGCCTGCGTCAAAAAGAAGGACATTGAGTCGAAGATGCTGAGTGCGCTGTTGGCGGGCGTGAACAGGGCGTATCCCTACACCAGCACCGGGGACGACAAAGTGAGAGAGCAGATGGACACACTCTTCAAAGTGGTTCATCTGGTGAAGTTCAACACAGCCGTGCAGGCGCTCATGCTGCTGTTCCAGGTGATGGACTCCCAGCAGAGCATCTCGGACCGGTACTATGTGGCTCTGTACAG GAAGCTGCTGGACCCCGGGCTGTCGTCGTCCTCCCGCCCGAACATGTTCCTGAACCTGCTGTACAAATCCATGAAGGCTGACGTGGCGCTGAGGCGGGTCAAAGCCTTTGTCAAACGGCTGCTGCAGATCAGCGCCGAGCAGAGCGCCAGCTTCGCCTGTGGGGCGCTCTTCTTGGTGTCGGAGGTCATGAGGGCCAAACCGGGCCTGAAGATACTGCTGCAGGAGGCGGAGGGG aatgaggaagaggaggcgtTCAAAGACCTCgctgcagatgatgatgatgaagaggagcgATTTGTGGATGCTGACAAACTAGaggaacaaacaaacacagaggcaGAGGAGGTCAAACCTGCAGCATCATGGGTACATCACCAGAACCTGGAAG GAATGAAGAGTGTTCAGAGCTACGACCCGCTGCACAGAAACCCGTTATTCTGCGGTGCAGATCGCTCGACTTTATGGGAGCTGCAGAAG CTCGCTCTGCACTTCCATCCGTCAGTGTCGCTGTTTGCAAAAACCATTCTGCAG GGAGACTTCATCCAGTACTCTGGGGACCCTCTGCAGGACTTCACCCTCATCCGCTTCCTCGATCGATTTGTCTTCAGAAACCCCAAACAGCTCAAAGCAGAAC aaAACACCGACGCCGCTGTGATGAAGCCCAAACACAGATTACCTGTCAGCTTGCTACCAG tgaacaGCGCAGAGTTTCTGTCCAAAGAAGAAAGTCAGGTTCCTGTTGATGAGATCTTCTTCCATCG CTTCTTCAAGAAACGACAGCAGGAGAAGCAGCAACGCCGGCCACGAGGTGACGATGACGACGAGAGCCTGGAGGATGTGGACGATGATGAGTTTGAGAAACTTCTTG aCACCTTTGAAGGTGATTCGTACTTTACCGACCTCGGCAGTGATAATCTGGACTTTGCAGG taATGTAAAGAGTAAAAAAGATAAGAAATCAGGAGACGACTCTGAGTCGGACGTGGACAACTCGGACATGGACGACCTGGACGATGAGGAGGTGTCTCTGGGCAGCATGGACGAGGAAGACTTCGGAGACGAACTGGAGGAAGAAGGAGGGATGTTCATGGACCCTGATGGAGACGAAgagggtgatgatgatgatgatgatgaag TTCCTGAGCTGGAGGATGAAGATGCTGCATTTGGAG ATTCAGAAGACGATGAGATGGAAGCTCCAGACATCACCCCACAGACCAAGAAGGGAAAGAGAAAATCCTCCGAGGAACTCGACTTCTCCGGATCTTTAG GTtccaaacagaagaagaagaaggaaaagaaagatgCAGCCATGTTTGCTTCTGCTGAAGAG tttggCTGCCTGCTGGACGAGAATGCCGGCTCCAAGTTTGACAACATCGGGCTGAACGCCATGGCCAATAGAGACAAAGCAG GTCTGAAGCAGCTGAAGTGGGAAGCTCAGCGCGACGACTGGATCCACGGCCGTGACGCCAAGACGCTGCGCAAGAAGAAGACCACGTTCAACAAGAAGAAGATGGGGTTCGGCCAAGCCAGGACGGGAAGCGGGACGTTTGGGagcaagaagaagaggaagtag
- the LOC101484938 gene encoding hepatocyte nuclear factor 3-beta-like encodes MLSAVKMEGHEHPDWSSSYYYAEPECYPPAANMNSMSTYMGTPGMTATGHMNAHYVSHPVGVSGSSVASGMTQSAGAAALPPSMSPMSPPPYGNVPVMSQVYGQACAIRPRESKAYRRSYTHAKPPYSYISLITMAIQQSGSKMLTLNEIYQWIMDLFPFYRQNQQRWQNSIRHSLSFNDCFIKVPRAPDKPGKGSFWTLHPDSGNMFENGCYLRRQKRFKCGKKADSEPGCEAGAPGRGSDSPPSSSSSSPQSSDGKGADLKPHRGEPPASSPVRVPSPPTHTQHLLSHHPHPLLLHEAAHLKTDPYHTHYSFNHPFSINNLMSEPQHHKLEPVVQYGGYGCPVSGALMAAKPGLEPVHSDSGYYHGVYGRPIMNSS; translated from the exons ATGCTGAGCGCCGTTAAAATGGAGGGACACGAGCATCCGGACTGGAGCAGCAGCTACTACTACGCAGAGCCCGAG TGTTACCCCCCAGCGGCCAACATGAACTCCATGAGCACCTACATGGGCACGCCTGGCATGACGGCCACCGGCCACATGAACGCGCATTACGTGAGCCACCCGGTGGGGGTGAGCGGCTCTTCGGTGGCCTCCGGAATGACGCAGAGCGCCGGGGCCGCCGCGCTGCCGCCCAGTATGAGCCCCATGAGCCCGCCGCCGTACGGGAACGTGCCGGTGATGAGCCAGGTGTACGGGCAGGCCTGCGCCATCAGACCACGGGAGTCCAAGGCCTACCGGCGCAGCTACACGCACGCCAAGCCGCCGTACTCGTACATCTCCCTGATCACCATGGCGATCCAGCAGTCCGGCAGCAAGATGCTGACGCTCAACGAGATCTACCAGTGGATCATGGACCTGTTCCCGTTCTACCGTCAGAACCAGCAGCGCTGGCAGAACTCCATCCGCCACTCGCTCTCCTTCAACGACTGCTTCATCAAGGTGCCGCGCGCGCCTGACAAGCCGGGGAAGGGCTCGTTCTGGACGCTGCACCCGGATTCCGGGAACATGTTCGAGAACGGCTGCTACCTGCGGCGGCAGAAGCGCTTTAAGTGCGGGAAGAAGGCGGACAGCGAGCCGGGCTGTGAGGCCGGAGCGCCAGGCAGAGGCTCGGACTCCccgccctcctcctcctcatcgtcACCTCAGTCATCTGACGGAAAGGGCGCCGACCTCAAACCCCACCGAGGAGAACCGCCAGCCTCAAGCCCCGTGCGCGTGCCCTCCCCGCCCACACACACGCAGCACCTGCTCTCGCACCACCCGCACCCGCTGCTGCTGCACGAGGCCGCGCACCTGAAAACGGACCCCTACCACACCCACTACTCCTTCAACCACCCATTCTCCATCAACAACCTCATGTCGGAGCCGCAGCACCACAAGCTGGAGCCGGTGGTGCAGTACGGAGGTTACGGCTGCCCGGTGTCCGGGGCTCTGATGGCGGCCAAACCCGGCCTGGAGCCCGTGCACAGCGACAGCGGGTACTATCACGGCGTGTACGGCAGGCCCATAATGAACTCCTCCTGA